The genomic window TGCATACTCCTTCTATTGGCGGATGTTTCGGGCAAGGGGATGGGCGCAGCTCTTCTGATGTCGAATGTTCTGGCAGCTTTCAGAATCCTCTATTGTGCTCAGGATTTCAACCTTCTGGAGGTCACCTCGCGGGTTTCAAAAGAGCTTCTCCGGGTGAGCCGTTCGGAAGACTTCGCCACCTTGTTCGCCTGTCAGCTTTGCCCCAAAACTCACCGTCTCAGTTATATAAATGCAGGCCACAACCCGCCTATGATGGTGAGAAGGGATGGAAACGTGGAACAACTCGAGGCGTCTGGCATTCCGATTGGCGCATTTGACATATCCGACTGGGCGGTGAGCAGTCTTGAGTTTGGATTGGGCGACTTTCTTTTCATGTTTACCGACGGAGTGTCTGAGGCGACCAACACCAAAGGTGAGATGTATGAAGACGATAGGTTGGAACATTTTCTTATCAATTCTCGCCACAAGTCCCCAGATGAACTGACCGAATCGGTGCTCGACGAGATCAACACTTTCATGGGGGGCGCCCCCCAGAGTGACGACATCACCATGATGATTTTGCGCAGAGATCGCTGAGAGACAAAACGTCTTGATTTTTCAGATAAATACCCTATCTTTAATCCACGTAAATTCCGGATTTGTTTGGTCTGGTGAAGGAGAAATCATCGTGGCTGCCGAATTCGAAGGGAACGGGCCGAAGAAGAGCCAATCATCTGCCTTCCTTGGCCGCGGGACGAGGGTATCCCACTATCAGGTCGAAAAGAAGATCGGCGCGGGTGGGATGGGGGAAGTCTACCTGGCCGGGGATACCAAACTCAATCGTCGGGTGGCACTGAAGTTTCTGCCTGCTCAGTTCGCCTCGGATCAGGAGTTCAAGGTGCGATTCCAGCGTGAAGCTCAAGCGGCTGCGGCTCTGAACCATCCCAACATCGTCACCGTATACGAAGTTGCGGAGTACCAGGGTCGGCCATATATGGCCATGGAGTACGTGGAAGGTAGATCGCTGAAAGAGCTGATCGCCGAGAAGAAGCTATCTGTCGAGGAAGTGATTGATATTGCCATGCAGATGTGCGACGCCTTGGCCAAGGCTCATGCGGCGGACATTATTCATCGGGACATAAAATCGCACAACGTTCTGATAGACAGGGACGGTCGGGTGAGGGTGCTGGACTTCGGATTGGTGAAGCTAAAAAGGGAAATGATGTTGACACAGGTGGGCACGGTCGTGGGGACGGCGGCTTACATGTCGCCGGAGCAGGCAAAAGGGGAAGAGGTGGATCTCCGCACAGACATCTGGTCTTTGGGTGTGGTTCTCTACGAGATGATCACCGGTGAGATGCCTTTCCGGGGAGAGCATGACCAGGCGGTGATATATTCGATCTTGAATACGGATCCGCGGCCGATAGCCAGTTTCCACCTA from Candidatus Neomarinimicrobiota bacterium includes these protein-coding regions:
- a CDS encoding PP2C family protein-serine/threonine phosphatase, encoding CILLLLADVSGKGMGAALLMSNVLAAFRILYCAQDFNLLEVTSRVSKELLRVSRSEDFATLFACQLCPKTHRLSYINAGHNPPMMVRRDGNVEQLEASGIPIGAFDISDWAVSSLEFGLGDFLFMFTDGVSEATNTKGEMYEDDRLEHFLINSRHKSPDELTESVLDEINTFMGGAPQSDDITMMILRRDR
- a CDS encoding protein kinase; amino-acid sequence: MAAEFEGNGPKKSQSSAFLGRGTRVSHYQVEKKIGAGGMGEVYLAGDTKLNRRVALKFLPAQFASDQEFKVRFQREAQAAAALNHPNIVTVYEVAEYQGRPYMAMEYVEGRSLKELIAEKKLSVEEVIDIAMQMCDALAKAHAADIIHRDIKSHNVLIDRDGRVRVLDFGLVKLKREMMLTQVGTVVGTAAYMSPEQAKGEEVDLRTDIWSLGVVLYEMITGEMPFRGEHDQAVIYSILNTDPRPIASFHLKLPTELEDIVRKSLAKSVEERYQKTEDLLADLTSLRDAFKSGSTRTLRATTGPSPSIAVLPFKNLSADKEQDYFCDGVAEEIISALTRLEGLRVVARTSAFSFRGEKRDIREIGRKLNVGSVLEGSVRKAGNRLRITAQLVDVADGYHLWSERYDRDIGEMCCPEDIFSIQEEISLAVVGKLKVKLLGGEKTKVLKRYTDDLDAYDLYLKGRYFWNRRTEESL